A genomic window from Nocardioides sp. BP30 includes:
- a CDS encoding helicase C-terminal domain-containing protein produces MDTGYRSLADQVRAWPDERLSRLLVARPDLATPAPLDSAQLAARAATRSSLVRALDGLDRLELSVLDALISAGQTSAEQLADNLAAEPAAARAALGRLLDLALAWESTGGLRAVTGLAELALVAPEVSLDGPADGPPALATSVRDATLVDRAAAGAAFEAVRRVELLLDGWGAAPPVALRSGGLGVRDLKAAAARLHVDEPTAALLIEVAATAGLLATGPDDNGNLGWLPTVAFDGWVAQPLAERWTVLARAWLGSNRTPALVGQRDTAGKAWNALVPELVSPNVAETRRMTLAAMGSLPAGEVLAAGTGGPSVLAHLEWLRPRRPRSRAAEIAWTFTESAALGVTALGGLASYARALLDEEDPTAALGALLPEPVDHILLQADLTAVAPGPLEASLARRLGVVAEVESRGGATVYRFTPTSIRRAMDLGWSAVELHDFVSDISRTPVPQPLTYLIDDTARTFGVVRIGFAEAFLRADDEHALTELLHHPAAAEMGLRRLAPTVLVSTTPLDVLLPQLREAGVAAVVEASDGSLHVARPDAQRARTPRRTPDGVGAARDAARVAAVVTAVRAGDQAAATRPASAVETLTPIGSLAALREAIDARVSVVIGYVDNHGTRSERLVEPLSVDGGQLRAHDRRADEVRLFAVHRISSVRPA; encoded by the coding sequence ATGGACACCGGGTATCGCTCGCTCGCCGACCAGGTGCGCGCCTGGCCGGACGAGCGGCTGTCCCGCCTGCTGGTCGCTCGCCCCGATCTCGCCACTCCTGCACCTCTCGACTCGGCCCAGCTCGCCGCGCGCGCGGCCACCCGGTCGTCGCTCGTCCGTGCGCTCGACGGCCTCGACCGGCTCGAGCTCTCCGTTCTTGATGCCCTCATCTCGGCGGGCCAAACCAGCGCCGAGCAACTGGCGGACAACCTCGCAGCGGAGCCCGCGGCCGCACGCGCGGCCCTGGGTCGGCTGCTGGATCTCGCGCTGGCCTGGGAGTCCACCGGCGGGCTGCGGGCTGTCACCGGACTCGCCGAGCTCGCCCTGGTGGCGCCGGAGGTCTCCCTCGACGGTCCGGCCGACGGGCCGCCCGCACTGGCCACCTCCGTGCGCGATGCCACCTTGGTCGACCGGGCCGCGGCGGGAGCGGCGTTCGAGGCCGTACGCCGCGTGGAGCTCCTGCTCGACGGGTGGGGGGCCGCACCGCCGGTCGCCCTGCGCTCCGGCGGCCTCGGCGTGCGCGACCTCAAGGCGGCGGCAGCGCGCCTGCACGTCGACGAGCCGACGGCGGCGCTCCTGATCGAGGTGGCGGCCACCGCCGGTCTGCTCGCCACCGGTCCCGACGACAACGGCAATCTCGGCTGGTTGCCGACAGTGGCCTTCGATGGCTGGGTCGCCCAGCCGCTGGCGGAGCGGTGGACGGTCCTGGCCCGGGCCTGGCTCGGCTCGAACCGGACCCCCGCCCTGGTCGGTCAGCGCGACACCGCCGGCAAGGCGTGGAACGCCCTCGTGCCCGAGCTGGTCTCGCCGAACGTGGCGGAGACCCGACGGATGACGCTGGCGGCGATGGGATCGCTGCCGGCGGGCGAGGTCCTGGCGGCCGGTACCGGTGGCCCGTCCGTGCTGGCTCACCTGGAGTGGCTGCGCCCCCGCCGGCCCCGGTCGCGTGCGGCCGAGATCGCCTGGACGTTCACCGAGTCCGCCGCCCTGGGCGTGACAGCCCTCGGCGGCCTGGCGTCCTACGCCCGCGCGCTGCTCGACGAGGAGGACCCGACGGCCGCGCTCGGCGCTCTGCTCCCCGAGCCGGTCGACCACATCCTCCTCCAGGCCGACCTCACGGCGGTCGCGCCCGGTCCGCTCGAGGCCTCGCTGGCCCGCCGGCTGGGCGTCGTCGCCGAGGTCGAGTCCCGCGGCGGCGCGACCGTCTACCGGTTCACCCCGACCTCGATCCGGCGCGCGATGGACCTCGGCTGGTCGGCGGTGGAGCTGCACGACTTCGTCAGCGACATCTCGCGCACGCCGGTCCCGCAGCCGCTGACCTACCTGATCGACGACACCGCGCGCACCTTCGGCGTGGTGCGGATCGGGTTCGCCGAGGCGTTCCTGCGCGCCGACGACGAGCACGCCCTCACCGAGCTGCTGCACCATCCCGCCGCCGCGGAGATGGGGCTGCGGCGGCTCGCGCCGACAGTCCTGGTCTCCACCACGCCACTCGACGTCCTGTTGCCGCAGCTGCGCGAGGCCGGCGTCGCCGCCGTGGTCGAGGCGTCCGACGGCTCGCTCCACGTCGCCCGACCCGATGCGCAGCGCGCCCGCACGCCGCGGCGGACCCCGGACGGGGTGGGCGCGGCCCGGGACGCGGCGCGGGTCGCCGCGGTGGTGACCGCCGTACGGGCCGGGGACCAGGCGGCCGCGACCCGGCCGGCCTCCGCCGTCGAGACCCTGACGCCGATCGGCTCCCTGGCCGCCCTGCGCGAGGCGATCGATGCGCGCGTGAGCGTCGTGATCGGGTACGTCGACAACCACGGCACCCGCTCGGAACGGCTGGTCGAGCCGCTCTCGGTCGACGGCGGCCAGCTACGGGCGCACGACCGGCGGGCGGACGAGGTGCGACTGTTCGCTGTGCACCGGATCAGCTCGGTGCGGCCTGCGTGA
- a CDS encoding M50 family metallopeptidase yields the protein MIGLWQHLTATQPVPDVRWVVGCGVAALALVGWQRTWPWIRLAVTVVHEAGHASVAVLVGRRLAGIKVHSDTSGVTVSRGRPRGPGMVVMLMAGYLAPAVLGLVAALLFSHGHALALLWLLIVVLVGVLVWVRNGYGLLTVVVLGAGLAAVTRYAGAHTQAVLACLVAWVLLLAAPRPLVDLLRRSAGGRRGSDPDQLARLTRVPTVLWILLLLIANLAGLAVGGATLVPRL from the coding sequence ATGATCGGGCTGTGGCAGCACCTCACCGCCACCCAGCCGGTCCCGGACGTGCGCTGGGTGGTGGGCTGCGGCGTCGCCGCGCTCGCGCTGGTGGGCTGGCAGCGCACCTGGCCGTGGATCCGGCTGGCCGTCACGGTCGTCCACGAGGCAGGTCACGCATCGGTCGCGGTGCTGGTCGGCCGTCGCCTGGCCGGGATCAAGGTCCACTCCGACACCTCCGGGGTCACGGTCTCCCGTGGCCGCCCGCGCGGGCCGGGGATGGTCGTGATGCTGATGGCCGGCTACCTCGCCCCCGCCGTACTCGGGCTGGTGGCGGCCCTGCTGTTCAGCCACGGCCACGCGCTGGCGCTGCTGTGGCTGCTGATCGTCGTCCTGGTCGGGGTGCTGGTGTGGGTGCGCAACGGCTACGGCCTGCTCACCGTCGTCGTCCTGGGTGCGGGACTCGCCGCCGTGACCCGGTACGCCGGCGCGCACACGCAGGCCGTCCTCGCCTGTCTGGTCGCCTGGGTCCTGCTGCTGGCGGCGCCGCGGCCGCTGGTGGACCTGCTGCGGCGCTCGGCGGGGGGTCGGCGCGGCTCGGATCCCGACCAGCTGGCCCGGCTGACCCGGGTGCCCACGGTGCTGTGGATCCTGCTGCTCCTGATCGCCAACCTTGCGGGCCTGGCCGTGGGTGGCGCGACGCTGGTCCCGCGCCTGTAG
- a CDS encoding hemerythrin domain-containing protein — protein sequence MTTSSIELGRPLSGDVIDLIIDDHRLFEQLLRQLRDQTQDRDAVRQAFADVLIAHGEAEEELVYPILRRKAADIGEHEVEHGHEEHAEGNEALLAVLELKGTDTQAFTDAVEELSNLITHHIAEEELTILSPARVEVGERVRHDLGEKWAARRNQLIDEHCGAIPNVRRIVEDARKEGLLDDDDDE from the coding sequence ATGACCACCAGCAGCATCGAGCTCGGCCGGCCCCTGTCAGGCGACGTGATCGACCTGATCATCGACGATCACCGTCTCTTCGAGCAGCTCCTGCGCCAGCTGCGCGACCAGACCCAGGACCGCGACGCGGTCCGCCAGGCGTTCGCCGACGTACTGATCGCGCACGGCGAGGCCGAGGAGGAGCTCGTCTACCCGATCCTGCGGCGCAAGGCCGCCGACATCGGCGAGCACGAGGTCGAGCACGGCCACGAGGAGCATGCCGAGGGCAACGAGGCCCTGCTCGCGGTGCTCGAGCTGAAGGGCACCGACACCCAGGCCTTCACCGATGCGGTCGAGGAGCTCAGCAACCTGATCACCCACCACATCGCCGAGGAGGAGCTGACCATCCTCTCCCCGGCGCGGGTCGAGGTGGGGGAGCGGGTGCGTCACGACCTGGGCGAGAAGTGGGCCGCGCGCCGCAACCAGCTCATCGACGAGCATTGCGGGGCCATCCCCAACGTGCGGCGCATCGTCGAGGACGCCCGCAAGGAGGGCCTGCTCGACGACGACGACGACGAGTGA
- a CDS encoding DNA repair helicase XPB, with protein MNDGPLIVQSDKTLLLEVDHPRAGDARKAIAPFAELERSPEHVHTYRLTPLGLWNARAAGHDAEQVVDTLLTYSRYAVPHALLVDIAETMARYGRLRLEKHPVHGLVLASNDRPVLEEVLRAKKVAGMLGARIDDDTVAVHPSERGNLKQALLKLGWPAEDFAGYVDGEAHAIELAEDGWSLRPYQAEAAESFWHGGSGVVVLPCGAGKTLVGAAAMAHAQATTLILVTNTVSARQWKDELVKRTSLTPEEIGEYSGTIKEIRPVTIATYQVLTTRRKGVYPHLELLDARDWGLIVYDEVHLLPAPIFRMTADLQARRRIGLTATLVREDGREGDVFSLIGPKRYDAPWKDIEAQGYIAPADCVEVRVTLPSADRLTYATAEPEERYRLASCAREKVSVVERLVAKHAGAPTLVIGQYLEQLHELAEDLDAPVISGETPVKERQRLFEAFRSGEIGLLVVSKVANFSIDLPSAEVAIQVSGSYGSRQEEAQRLGRLLRPGTPTESGATKVAHFYTVVSRDTVDADFAANRQRFLAEQGYAYRIVDADDV; from the coding sequence GTGAACGACGGCCCCCTCATCGTCCAATCGGACAAGACGCTGCTCCTCGAGGTCGACCATCCGCGGGCCGGTGACGCGCGCAAGGCGATCGCGCCGTTCGCGGAGCTGGAGCGCTCCCCCGAGCACGTGCACACCTACCGCCTCACCCCGCTGGGCCTGTGGAACGCCCGCGCTGCCGGCCACGACGCCGAGCAGGTCGTCGACACGCTGCTCACCTATTCGCGCTACGCCGTACCGCATGCCCTGCTCGTCGACATCGCCGAGACGATGGCCCGCTACGGGCGGCTGCGGCTGGAGAAGCACCCCGTGCACGGGCTCGTCCTCGCCAGCAACGACCGCCCGGTGCTCGAGGAGGTGCTGCGGGCCAAGAAGGTCGCCGGGATGCTCGGTGCCCGTATCGACGACGACACCGTCGCCGTCCACCCCTCCGAGCGCGGCAACCTCAAGCAGGCGCTGCTGAAGCTGGGCTGGCCGGCCGAGGACTTCGCCGGGTACGTCGACGGCGAGGCCCACGCCATCGAGCTCGCCGAGGACGGCTGGTCGCTGCGGCCCTACCAGGCCGAGGCGGCGGAGTCGTTCTGGCACGGTGGTTCGGGCGTGGTGGTGCTGCCGTGCGGCGCCGGCAAGACCCTCGTCGGCGCCGCGGCGATGGCGCACGCCCAGGCGACGACCCTGATCCTGGTGACCAACACCGTCAGCGCTCGCCAGTGGAAGGACGAGCTGGTCAAGCGGACGTCGCTGACGCCCGAGGAGATCGGCGAGTACAGCGGGACGATCAAGGAGATCCGCCCCGTCACCATCGCGACGTACCAGGTGCTCACCACCCGCCGCAAGGGCGTCTACCCGCACCTGGAGCTGCTCGACGCCCGCGACTGGGGCCTCATCGTGTACGACGAGGTCCACCTGCTGCCGGCACCGATCTTCCGGATGACCGCCGACCTGCAGGCGCGGCGCCGGATCGGGCTGACGGCGACGCTGGTGCGCGAGGACGGCCGCGAGGGCGACGTGTTCTCGCTGATCGGTCCCAAGCGCTACGACGCGCCGTGGAAGGACATCGAGGCGCAGGGGTACATCGCACCCGCCGACTGCGTCGAGGTGCGGGTCACCCTGCCCTCCGCCGACCGGCTGACCTATGCCACAGCCGAGCCGGAGGAGCGGTACCGGCTCGCGTCGTGCGCCCGCGAGAAGGTGTCGGTGGTGGAGCGGCTCGTCGCCAAGCACGCGGGCGCTCCGACGCTGGTCATCGGGCAGTACCTCGAGCAGCTGCACGAGCTCGCCGAGGACCTGGACGCGCCGGTGATCTCCGGGGAGACGCCCGTCAAGGAGCGACAGCGGCTCTTCGAGGCCTTCCGCTCCGGCGAGATCGGGCTGCTGGTGGTCTCCAAGGTCGCCAACTTCTCCATCGACCTGCCCTCTGCGGAGGTGGCGATCCAGGTCTCAGGCTCCTACGGCTCGCGACAGGAGGAGGCGCAGCGGCTGGGCCGGCTGCTGCGGCCCGGCACCCCGACGGAGTCCGGAGCCACCAAGGTGGCGCACTTCTACACCGTCGTCTCGCGCGACACCGTGGACGCCGACTTCGCCGCCAACCGGCAGCGCTTCCTCGCCGAGCAGGGTTACGCCTACCGGATCGTGGACGCCGACGACGTCTGA
- a CDS encoding HAD family hydrolase: MSSTSRTVQLVVGFDLDMTLIDTAPGFRDVLVALSSELGVELPVVELTAKLGPPLDLLLEPYVEADRMAAAIDRFRALYPSYAVTGTPALGGAREALAAVTDRGGRVLVVTGKFARNARLHLDHLDLVADHLEGEVWGVGKAAVLRREGASIYVGDHIHDVEGALAAGVTSVSVLTGGCTRAELVDAGTDVVLESLHEFPAWLEDHLAR, translated from the coding sequence ATGTCGAGCACGTCGCGAACCGTTCAGCTGGTGGTCGGCTTCGACCTCGACATGACGCTGATCGACACCGCCCCGGGGTTCCGCGACGTGTTGGTCGCGCTCAGCTCCGAGCTCGGCGTCGAGCTGCCCGTCGTGGAGCTCACCGCGAAGCTCGGGCCGCCCCTGGACCTCCTGCTCGAGCCGTACGTCGAGGCGGACCGCATGGCGGCCGCCATCGATCGGTTCCGGGCGCTCTACCCGTCCTACGCGGTGACGGGGACTCCGGCTCTCGGCGGCGCGCGGGAGGCGCTCGCGGCGGTCACCGACCGCGGCGGCCGGGTGCTGGTGGTGACGGGGAAGTTCGCCCGCAACGCCCGGCTCCACCTCGACCACCTCGATCTGGTCGCCGACCATCTCGAGGGCGAGGTCTGGGGTGTGGGCAAGGCCGCTGTGCTCAGGCGCGAGGGCGCGAGCATCTACGTGGGCGACCACATCCACGACGTCGAGGGTGCCCTCGCGGCCGGCGTCACCAGCGTCAGCGTGCTCACCGGCGGCTGCACCCGGGCCGAGCTGGTCGATGCCGGCACCGATGTCGTGCTCGAGTCGCTGCACGAGTTCCCGGCGTGGCTCGAGGACCATCTCGCCCGCTAG
- a CDS encoding RDD family protein, which translates to MSGPVSGRVVADPDRRFYAWVLDRLIALVGYAAAGVAATFTLFRPGHTLLGVLAIVAVALVIWLVGALMTGLAGVTPGKSLCGLKVVRVRTGEPIGLGPALVRQAIVGLGGYPTLGIGDATLAWMATLDGTGLRRAWHDRVVGSVVLDVRPQPAAPAPPEQAPDRVVNLTALRLVPAEASPQAAPSPAPSPAPSARRSPAPAPVPAAQAPAAAAPIPAAPIPAAPASVPVPPVPPTPAPVPARWRVTFDTGQSFVVEGLALVGRSPEPRQGERAAHLVPLQSSDMSLSKTHAQFGVVPDGTLVVMDRGSTNGSVLLRGGVAKPLTARQPATLLPGDRVRFGDREMTVAREA; encoded by the coding sequence GTGAGCGGACCCGTCTCGGGACGGGTCGTCGCCGACCCCGATCGCCGGTTCTACGCCTGGGTGCTCGACAGGCTGATCGCGCTGGTCGGGTACGCCGCTGCGGGCGTCGCCGCCACGTTCACCCTCTTCCGGCCCGGCCACACCCTGCTCGGTGTGCTCGCGATCGTGGCGGTGGCCCTGGTGATCTGGCTCGTCGGCGCGCTGATGACGGGGCTGGCGGGCGTCACGCCGGGCAAGTCGTTGTGCGGGCTGAAGGTGGTGCGCGTGAGGACCGGCGAGCCCATCGGGCTGGGACCCGCGCTGGTGCGGCAGGCCATCGTTGGCCTGGGCGGCTATCCGACCCTCGGCATCGGGGACGCCACGCTGGCCTGGATGGCCACCCTCGACGGCACCGGTCTACGGCGTGCCTGGCACGACCGGGTGGTCGGGTCGGTGGTGCTCGACGTGCGGCCGCAGCCGGCGGCCCCGGCGCCGCCCGAGCAGGCACCGGACCGCGTGGTGAACCTCACCGCCCTGCGCCTGGTACCGGCCGAGGCGAGCCCGCAGGCGGCCCCCTCTCCGGCCCCCTCCCCGGCACCGTCCGCTCGCCGATCCCCGGCTCCGGCCCCGGTGCCAGCGGCCCAGGCCCCGGCCGCCGCGGCCCCGATCCCGGCGGCCCCGATCCCGGCGGCCCCGGCCTCAGTACCGGTCCCACCGGTCCCGCCGACCCCGGCTCCGGTCCCCGCTCGCTGGCGGGTCACCTTCGACACCGGCCAGAGCTTCGTCGTCGAGGGCCTGGCGCTGGTGGGACGCAGCCCCGAGCCGCGGCAGGGGGAGCGGGCGGCCCATCTGGTTCCGCTGCAGTCGAGCGACATGTCCCTGTCCAAGACGCATGCGCAGTTCGGCGTGGTACCCGACGGAACCCTCGTGGTGATGGACCGCGGGTCGACCAACGGCTCGGTGCTGCTGCGCGGCGGCGTGGCCAAGCCGCTGACCGCCCGCCAGCCCGCGACGCTGCTTCCCGGCGACCGGGTCCGCTTCGGCGACCGCGAGATGACGGTCGCCCGCGAGGCGTGA
- a CDS encoding FHA domain-containing protein — protein sequence MISYRPGTWFGIVGEHATVLLPPSEKARAGSLWALVDDGAGFDEVLDALVSDGLRALPGFVLLTTDESTTRIVVRGPSKAAFATDAGEVVVEGSASSTWVERSLSGVSGFSVVLEDVEEPLLTLHDGLVRLAALVSPGRLEPAPGEHAPSPSAAASTAAEAPEVSGPYAAVLPFPAGGPSLPPPPSAPPVAPLVPPVAAPPAPPVSDPFEPEAPAEQPVAAAQPEPEQPEPEQPEPEQQSGEPAAESAEDELDVPAWASASAASDPLSGPVDPTWDESWADEPTGVIPVVPAEQPTAPEHSAEPPAWTPGTPGGPAEAPGAVPPPPPFPPVGVPPVPEPPAVPSWGAVPAEPAEPEPAAPAEPAAGPHDDHDGLTRAGAPDAGLLPPPPGIPGQQAAPAVTAYPVAKLEFSHGERVDVDRVVIIGRAPEAGRFSLAEQPLLVTVPSPHQEISSTHIEIRPGSGVDHGAAVVTDLGSTNGTVVVQPGLGPEELRPGVPVQLMPGALIDLGDGLTIRVSQP from the coding sequence GTGATCTCCTACCGTCCTGGAACCTGGTTCGGCATCGTCGGTGAGCACGCCACCGTGCTGCTGCCGCCCTCGGAGAAGGCCCGCGCCGGCAGCCTGTGGGCGCTGGTCGACGACGGCGCCGGCTTCGACGAGGTCCTGGACGCGCTCGTCTCCGACGGGTTGCGCGCCCTGCCCGGCTTCGTCCTCCTGACCACCGACGAGTCGACCACCCGGATCGTCGTCCGCGGACCGTCGAAGGCCGCCTTCGCCACCGACGCCGGCGAGGTGGTGGTGGAGGGGTCCGCGTCCTCGACCTGGGTCGAGCGGTCCTTGAGCGGAGTGAGCGGGTTCTCCGTCGTCCTGGAGGACGTCGAGGAGCCCCTGCTGACGCTGCACGACGGGCTGGTGCGGCTCGCCGCGCTGGTCTCCCCGGGTCGCCTGGAGCCGGCCCCGGGCGAGCATGCCCCCTCGCCGTCGGCCGCGGCGTCGACCGCTGCCGAGGCCCCCGAGGTCTCGGGCCCGTACGCCGCGGTGCTGCCGTTCCCGGCCGGCGGTCCGTCGCTTCCTCCGCCGCCGTCCGCCCCGCCGGTCGCCCCGCTCGTCCCTCCGGTGGCTGCGCCGCCGGCGCCGCCGGTGAGCGATCCCTTCGAGCCGGAGGCGCCGGCCGAGCAGCCGGTGGCGGCGGCACAGCCGGAGCCCGAGCAGCCGGAGCCCGAGCAGCCGGAGCCCGAGCAGCAGAGCGGGGAACCGGCGGCCGAGTCGGCCGAGGACGAGCTCGACGTCCCGGCCTGGGCCTCGGCATCGGCCGCGAGCGACCCGCTCTCCGGTCCGGTGGACCCGACCTGGGACGAGTCCTGGGCCGACGAGCCCACCGGGGTGATCCCGGTGGTGCCGGCCGAGCAGCCGACTGCGCCCGAGCACTCGGCGGAGCCGCCGGCCTGGACCCCCGGCACCCCCGGCGGGCCGGCCGAGGCTCCCGGGGCCGTCCCGCCCCCGCCGCCGTTCCCGCCGGTGGGCGTTCCTCCCGTGCCCGAGCCGCCGGCCGTGCCGTCCTGGGGTGCCGTCCCGGCGGAGCCGGCCGAGCCCGAGCCCGCGGCCCCCGCGGAGCCCGCCGCCGGCCCCCACGACGACCACGACGGCCTGACCCGTGCCGGCGCACCCGACGCGGGGCTGCTGCCCCCGCCGCCCGGCATCCCGGGCCAGCAGGCCGCGCCGGCGGTGACGGCCTACCCGGTGGCCAAGCTGGAGTTCTCCCATGGCGAGCGCGTCGACGTCGACCGCGTGGTGATCATCGGTCGAGCGCCGGAGGCGGGGCGGTTCTCGCTCGCCGAGCAGCCGCTGCTGGTCACGGTGCCCAGCCCGCACCAGGAGATCTCCTCCACCCACATCGAGATCCGGCCCGGCTCGGGCGTGGACCATGGTGCGGCGGTGGTGACCGATCTGGGCTCGACCAACGGCACCGTCGTGGTCCAGCCCGGCCTGGGCCCGGAGGAGCTGCGCCCCGGCGTACCCGTCCAGCTCATGCCCGGCGCTCTCATCGACCTCGGTGACGGCCTCACCATCAGGGTCAGCCAGCCGTGA
- a CDS encoding alpha/beta hydrolase yields the protein MPAPLALRTRIFATVLKRFAPEPADAHEMIALRGRRDRLRETVVGRALFGRIATGVVTTERTAEVNGGTQRLLVHRPAAARPGAALPIVVNLHGGGWCLGAPEQSAWLASHVAAAVGAVVVSPSYRLAPEHPYPAAADDAWAVLRWIADHAADLGGDATRLAVMGDSAGGNLAAVCALHAREAGGPALRAQVLIYPAVEMYERYPSEEEHAHAPVLTSTQMHIFSRLYLGEQYGVEDWQASPLRADSHAGLPPTLILTAGHDPLRDHGSRYADRLRPAGVEVHLRDYGPAIHGFVSLPGVVPAARLALDDIAAFLRKRL from the coding sequence ATGCCTGCACCCCTCGCCCTGCGCACCCGGATCTTCGCGACCGTGCTCAAGCGGTTCGCCCCCGAGCCCGCCGACGCCCACGAGATGATCGCGTTGCGCGGGCGGCGGGACCGGCTGCGCGAGACAGTCGTCGGTCGGGCCCTCTTCGGCCGGATCGCGACCGGCGTCGTGACCACGGAGCGCACCGCCGAGGTGAACGGAGGCACGCAGCGGCTGCTCGTCCACCGCCCGGCCGCGGCACGGCCCGGCGCCGCGCTGCCGATCGTCGTCAACCTGCACGGTGGCGGCTGGTGCCTCGGAGCACCCGAGCAGTCTGCGTGGCTGGCCTCCCACGTCGCGGCCGCGGTCGGTGCGGTGGTCGTCTCGCCGAGCTACCGGCTCGCGCCCGAGCACCCCTATCCGGCCGCGGCCGACGATGCCTGGGCGGTGCTGCGATGGATCGCCGACCACGCTGCCGACCTCGGCGGGGACGCCACCCGGCTGGCCGTGATGGGCGACAGCGCCGGTGGCAACCTGGCCGCCGTGTGCGCCCTCCACGCCCGCGAGGCGGGCGGCCCGGCCCTGCGCGCGCAGGTCCTGATCTACCCCGCGGTCGAGATGTACGAGCGCTACCCCTCCGAGGAGGAGCATGCGCACGCGCCGGTCCTGACCTCCACCCAGATGCACATCTTCTCCCGCCTCTACCTCGGCGAGCAGTACGGCGTGGAGGACTGGCAGGCATCTCCCCTGCGCGCCGACTCGCACGCGGGGCTGCCGCCGACGCTGATCCTCACCGCCGGGCACGACCCGCTGCGTGATCACGGCTCGCGGTACGCAGACCGGTTGCGCCCCGCGGGCGTCGAGGTGCACCTGCGCGACTACGGGCCGGCGATCCACGGCTTCGTGTCGTTGCCGGGCGTCGTCCCGGCTGCGCGGCTGGCCCTCGACGACATCGCGGCCTTCCTGCGCAAGCGGCTCTGA
- the lepB gene encoding signal peptidase I: MTRDETKRSGPAKVVIETVVLVLVAVVLAVGVKTFFVQAFYIPSGSMEPGLQVNDRILVEKPSYWFGHGPSRGDIIVFKDPGGWLTAADDAKPSGPMATVLAKIGLYPTGGHLVKRVIGVAGDKVVCCDAEGRISVNGTPLDEDGYIAPQSACNGPMAGCKGWSATVPSGKLFVMGDNRSESADSSYHLCTADQAASCNPQNAFVPVSDVVGKVFSLVWPAGDAKWIKRPADFSKVASP, encoded by the coding sequence GTGACGCGAGACGAGACGAAGAGGTCCGGTCCGGCGAAGGTCGTCATCGAAACGGTGGTGCTGGTGCTGGTGGCTGTCGTGCTGGCCGTGGGGGTCAAGACGTTCTTCGTCCAGGCGTTCTACATCCCGTCGGGATCGATGGAGCCCGGGCTGCAGGTCAACGACCGGATCCTGGTGGAGAAGCCGTCCTACTGGTTCGGGCACGGTCCCAGCCGCGGCGACATCATCGTGTTCAAGGACCCGGGTGGCTGGCTGACCGCCGCCGACGACGCCAAGCCCAGCGGCCCGATGGCGACCGTGCTGGCCAAGATCGGGCTCTACCCGACCGGCGGCCATCTGGTGAAGCGTGTCATCGGCGTCGCCGGCGACAAGGTCGTCTGCTGCGACGCGGAGGGCCGGATCAGCGTCAACGGCACTCCGCTGGACGAGGACGGCTACATCGCACCCCAGAGCGCGTGCAACGGACCGATGGCCGGCTGCAAGGGCTGGAGCGCCACCGTGCCCTCGGGGAAGCTGTTCGTGATGGGCGACAACCGCAGCGAGTCCGCCGACAGCTCCTACCACCTCTGCACCGCCGATCAGGCGGCCAGCTGCAACCCCCAGAACGCCTTCGTGCCGGTCTCCGACGTCGTCGGCAAGGTGTTCTCGTTGGTGTGGCCGGCCGGCGACGCGAAGTGGATCAAGCGCCCCGCTGACTTCTCCAAGGTCGCCAGCCCGTAG
- a CDS encoding PP2C family protein-serine/threonine phosphatase, whose protein sequence is MKRLLVDHGAASDVGLVREVNEDSFFAEAPVYVVADGMGGHDGGDVASNLAVEEFARLAGRGLTLEEGVEAIAEALRSADARIGEYAAGQRARGHEDFHSGTTVAAAVVVEAPAGPQWLLANLGDSRIYRFFEGALTQVSVDHSLVQELVDAGTLTPEQAERHPDRHVVTRALGGVASAVPDLFHMMLPPGSRLLLCSDGVSGMIGAAAMAAILDAPGDARDAARRLVDAAVAAGGRDNATAVVVDVVGWADESPYDAVVQRQSLEQKLGVLP, encoded by the coding sequence GTGAAGCGCCTCCTCGTGGACCACGGTGCCGCGAGCGACGTGGGCCTCGTGCGCGAGGTCAACGAGGACTCCTTCTTCGCCGAGGCCCCCGTCTACGTCGTCGCCGACGGCATGGGTGGTCACGACGGCGGCGACGTGGCCAGCAACCTCGCCGTGGAGGAGTTCGCCCGGCTCGCGGGCCGCGGCCTGACCCTGGAGGAGGGTGTCGAGGCGATCGCCGAGGCGCTGCGCAGCGCCGACGCCCGGATCGGCGAGTACGCCGCCGGGCAGCGGGCCCGCGGACACGAGGACTTCCACTCCGGCACCACGGTGGCCGCGGCGGTGGTGGTGGAGGCGCCGGCAGGCCCGCAGTGGCTGCTGGCGAACCTCGGCGACTCGCGCATCTACCGGTTCTTCGAGGGCGCGCTGACCCAGGTCAGCGTGGACCACAGCCTGGTCCAGGAGCTGGTCGACGCCGGCACCCTGACGCCCGAGCAGGCCGAGCGTCACCCCGACCGGCACGTCGTCACCCGGGCGCTGGGCGGCGTGGCCTCCGCCGTACCGGACCTGTTCCACATGATGCTGCCGCCCGGGTCGCGGCTGCTGCTGTGCTCCGATGGGGTCAGCGGCATGATCGGGGCCGCGGCGATGGCTGCGATCCTGGACGCACCGGGGGATGCCCGGGACGCCGCGAGGCGGCTCGTCGACGCCGCCGTGGCGGCCGGTGGACGCGACAACGCGACGGCTGTGGTCGTCGATGTGGTGGGATGGGCCGACGAGAGTCCCTACGACGCTGTCGTGCAACGGCAGAGTCTCGAGCAGAAACTCGGAGTCCTTCCGTGA